The sequence below is a genomic window from Humulus lupulus chromosome 3, drHumLupu1.1, whole genome shotgun sequence.
ATACCCTAAATTTTGCCTCCATACGAATTGGCGTTGTAGCTCCATATGATAGCACCGCGACTTTGGTGTGCTTCGCATTCCAGATTTCATCTCTGGAGTATGTAGCGTCGCAACTCTATCTGGTAGAGCCACAACTCTAATTCCCATTttaatagagcctcagctctGTCTCCGTGGCGCCTCAGCACTAATTCTGGCTgaatcttttttcttcttctctgtacTCTTAGGTATGCGGCTCTACACCATAGAACTGCGGTTCTAATTCCAGATTTTCACAAAATCATCAATTTGACTCCCGGTTTCGCCCAATTTCCATTTCTTAGCTCGTTTAACAccgtttcttcaagaattaagcgcttttcctccaatttcaagctATTTCTTTAATAAGCACACTTAATcttgaaaacacaataaacacctgCATAATATCACTTAAAACCAAATAAATGACTAAAATTTCATCTTGAAACacaccataaaaacataccaaaactaatCCTAACATTAGGGCGGAAGCCTCGGGCTTGATACTATTTAAAGCTTGGAACTGATTTTTGAATCCCCTAGACAACTAATCCTAAGACGAGATCAAGTGTCTTCGAAACTTATCAAACCAATTCTTTGCTAGTTCGGTGAGTATGGTGGGGATAAATCTAAGCTCATATCCAACGTTGCTGGCTCGCATCACAATATTGAACGTACTTAGGTGGCTGCCGGGGTCGGTAGTCCCATCATAGGGCGCTACGTGTGGTATCTTGAAACCATTGGAAATGGTGTATTCGATATATGAGGGGCGAAAGGCTCGAGGTCCTCATCGGAATCGTAagtcttttctttatttcttccTTCTTGAAGGAGCTTGAATGCTTCCTCAAGTTGGTTGATTCTCTCTTGAACCAAATCTACCAGAGGGGGAGCTTGTACTACTGGTAACTATTTATTGTTCGTAGGAACTCTAGCTCCTTGTCGCAACATAGGGTTGTATTGATTTCCATATACTAGTTGTAAGGGCTCCCTTCGGGCATTTAAGTGTGCTCACAGGTCCGGGTTCGGCTGATTAAATTGCCCTGGGTTCTGGTTCAAATGTTCTTGAAGATCATGATAATCATTCGGGTAGTTCTCATACTATTTAGGCTCGGTGTTATAAACAGTCACTGACCTGCTGTAATCTTGACTTCCGTCAAGGAAGCTAACGTTTTCCTTTGGCTGCTGCTGTTGTGGGGTTTGATTGCAAGGTGGGTTATTTACGCGTGTCCTTATCCTGGTTGTTTGTGACCTTGACATATAACTCCCTGATGGCTGGGGTTGTCTATGTTCCTGATCTTCCCTCTGTGAGGCCTCACATTCATCCTTATGCTTAGTTCGATGTCGCTAGCTCCTGTCCCAACTTTCACTTCTAGCACTTCGTGAAGACCTCTTAGGTGCCCTCTCCCCAGCTCATTTTCCGCTGGGAGCTTGCTGAGGTACACCCCGTGCTTGAGAGAGATGCCTAATTGGCGAGGGAGGATGCTTGATTGGTGAGGGTGGTGGCCTCCCATTGTTCTACATGGCAGGCTTAGGGTTATTTATAGGTTCTGGATTATCATTCAGAGCTATCTGAGGATCTCGGTTATTCCCAAGATCTGCGTGAACGTCCCTGGTTGGGTTGTTCATGACAGGGTTCCGAATGACCCCCTAGGCCTGTTTTTTCCAGTACTTCACCTAGGCCTTGGTTGAGCCTGTTAGGCCCTTTGTTCGGTCATTCTGGCAGCCGTACTCCCTCGAGGTCGCCCCCTGGTCCTTTGCGGGGGTTTTTGGACTTCAGTAGCTCTTCTTGACATCTCTTCATTTAGTCGTGTAGCTTCGGCTAACTGTTCACAAAACCTACAATTATCAAGCTCAAATGTTGGCACATATCTTTCAAGATTATAATAATCCTGCTCATTAGGTTTAGAACTTTGACCGGGCTATTCTCTAGGAGACAACGAGGCACTCTTCTTGTTGGGACTCTGGTCAACCATTGGTTGTTTACCAGACCTTCAAGGATGCTCCTCGGTTCGTGGAGTattgttaggttcattttaggtttgttttagagattgttttatgttatgtttttagttatttaggattgtttagcgcagatttatgcttgttttcttcttgtttcaggctttaatggtcaagtacataatatggagtgaaatgagaagaaacatgttaaatatgataaataagatggatttcgtgttgattgtggagtttcaagacattatgtgtggaaaatactacattgaagatgctcaacacacgtcgtttatgctctataacgcaagtctgagacttcaagccgcattttgaccatgatgtattcactttctggaaacacttctagaaatagaagttgtagatatttctcttagctttccatatcgtttttaatcattcaattcggaattatattgaaggagttatgatcaaaatacgatgagctgacgctgcaggctgttcgaaacGAGTTTCGTTCTATTCTGAttttagcgctatagcgccataataagagcgctacagcgctagtgcaccagattttgagGCATTTTCCCACTATTAATAGCGATACAGTGCTCcagaagtagcgctacaacgctagtgaCGCGATTTTCACATCTCTGACCACTTTTTGAAtggcaatttggtcttttcacttggaacTTTGGAGGGTTACTTAAGAAACATAATGTTGCGACTTTAGAAGTTTTAGAGGGGGAGATTGACAAAAACCCTAGATTAAGCaaggaggctagagaagaaacaacaagaaaactcggagttctttttctttttctttatcttttgattctatgtttatgtttgatttagtcatgtttatgaactaaatttctgtttaggttttctaattgactctcttgaaactctattatgatttaatgcaattATCTATTTCCCCTTCATCTGAattctattcaatttgtgtttattgtgtatgtaatTGACTGCGCATCTTTTACATATGATTTgcgaatttgaatcaaaatctgaaaagtgagatttgaatatgctaaaattgaatagacatagatttcaatttagaacgagagtatcaaattggtttatgtgattgaaGGTTGtgttcattgcttcctattgtttgaattgaccatagaaatacagggaattcacactaggtcgagttttctatttcttaacttgaatagttaacacttttgcatacCTATCATTTCAATaagaagagtttcagtagtaattgcatCAAAGATTAATatagtggatagtagagaagattaggattcctaattgttttacagtgaattcaatccaaggttttgctattatttgttattttatttaaattttaattattgtttctgaatattatagtttcttttgctgtgtctAAAAGAATAAAGAAttttaattgatcaaatagaaagagaaattaattgactggtaattgagaattcagtccttgaggacgatacttggttttttaccatattattacaaattgcgactgtgtgcacttgcatagcatatAAATTTCGCAACAAGTATGCTCCTCAGGGATTTGGGGTAGAGGTTGCCCACTGGTTCTAGGAATGTTTAGGGCAATCATTGTTGCTAAGCGGGAAGCTTTATGCTGAACGGTAGGAAGAATTggttaatgctctcaatgaaagcaccaaactattgacgccgtttttcgtcaacttaattatgtagagcaattaaacaattagtaaggagaagaaaagaaaagaaagagatatTTTCCGTGgatcagcagttaaaatctgcctacgtccatgagtcacttttattatagtctgcgttaaagcttcaagaaaaAGCAATTTCCACAGAATGTTTTTCAGTGCCCAATTGCGTATGATCACAAATGACTAAATCTAGGTTATTTATAGACCAGGTTATAAGAATATCTTCCCACaagtttagggaagttacaacatatattcaaatctaaattcaaatgaatataataataataataataataataataataatagtaataatacaacttaaatgCATTATTAAATAAAGATCACATAAAAATAGGGATTCAATACACGGCTTAACGTATTCCCAAAGAAATATGGATTTCCTAACAACTTTTTCGTGTGCATGTTTAATGCATCTTCGAGTTTGAACACTGCATCAAAACGCTTTCGAGATCACGTAGTTTCGAGCTCACAGTTCCAATTATCTGTTACGGATTTTCTACATGCAAGTATACGCGTTCGTTTAACGAGTAATATAATGTAAGAAAggtcgaacccacaaggactGTTACCAAGTACCAATCATTAATCCTAATATTATATTTGGTTAATGATAATTTGATTATAAGAATTAAGTAAAAGTATTGAAATAAGAACGTAATTGCATAAATAAAAGATAGCAAAGGAAATAGAATTCAATAATTAAATGAACTAGGGAAATTAACTTCATCTACCATTCACTTTATATTTCAGTAATACAAATTATACTATTCAATTCTCTCTCATGATAGCAAGTCAACAAaagtaacttatattcgtactaggatatacAAGTCTTAACCTTAtgtaaattttctacatctctgtgataaaagAATATAAGACAGGCATTAAGTACAACAACCCTAAAGCTACACAGACCAaataggtactctcgtcctataatgaaatctatgtctattgaaTTACAacataatcaattctcacttctcagattttgaatcaaaatcatataaatcatgtaataggtggccaatcaatcacaagcattaaacataaattCGAATAGATCACAAGATAGAATAGAAATCAATaaacttgcattaattcaaaataaagtttcaggagaatccattaacaccctagaaaaagagtttagtttatgacataattaataataaccatagaagaattAAAAGATATCCAAAATACAAAAGTTAAAAGTAGAAAATAAGAAAAACTATGATAAGTTCTttgattccacttgcaatcctccCAATTTGCCTCTATCTGTCTCCTAGGGTTAATCTCCACTTAAAAACatcattaagaaagcttttatagttcctaattaattatgtgcgaaaggacaaattgcccttgaaaaatgccctaaATTCGGCTTTCGTACGGACTGGCGCCGCGGTGCTGGTATGTAGAGCCGCAGCTTTAATGTGCTTCGCGTTCTAGATTTTGTCTCTGGAGTATGTAGCGTTGTAGCTCTGTCTAGTAGAGTTGCAGCTCTAATTCTGGCtaaattttgttttcttctctgtAACTCTTAGGGCTGCGACTCTACACCATAGAGCTGTGGCTCTAATTCCAAATTTTCGCCAAATCACAAATTTGGTCCCCGGTTTCGCCCagtttccattccttagcccgtttaacaccGTTTCTTTAAGAATTAAGCacttttcctccaatttcaagctatttccttaataaccacacttaatcttgaaaacacaataaacacatGCATAATAttgcacaaaaccaaataaaagactaaaattgcatcttaaaacacACCATTAAAACATACCAAACTAAtcctaacaaattcccccaaacttatcctTTACTCACCCTCGAGTAAATAACACAACTAAGACTCAATAAAACCTAAAAAAACTGAATTGACAACCGTAAAATAGCTTAAAAAATCATGAATACCATATGCATATAATTCTAAAGAAAAGTAATGTGCCACTTCAAAATTTAATTCAGAATTTCGATCAAAATACTTCACCCATTCACTGTAATCCATCAGTACTCATGCTCATTCACTCATAACCAATAAATGCAAACATTTGAACCAATCTATGCATGCCAAATTCTCACCATCAATCCACTCAACACTGTTATTCCATATGCTTATTATACTTACTATtatccactaatgtaaacaaagacacacttaaaaatcaataggactttacaaaGCTTGTAAtagatggcttaggtaaaggtggaTTAGAAGACATTTTAGGTTCAAGTATACCATAAGCATTCAAACCAAGCAACCTATCTCTTTGACTCAACTTCACATCCCACTGCTACcccctttttttcttctttttcaagatTGAGAAAAGTTGACTATTTATtcttcacatttttttttcttcaaactaCACTCCCTCAAACTTATATTTTTCAGTAAATAACTTAAGGAATGTAGTTTATTCTGAatttataatttcttttctcttttttttttcctttctcttctttAATCTTTTTTTGCACTAAGTAATCACATGATTCTTCATATGTCCCTTAAACATTCACTCCCCCTTCCAATCAAAAGATATGTTTTTATGCTCATGGTATAGGGCAACAGGAATAATGAATACGCGGATGCAAGTGTAGGCTCAAAACATATGTTAAACAATGAGAAAGTAAATTGTTAGGCTCAAATAGGGTAACAAGAGATAAAAATATATAAGGGTTAGCTTGAAATGCTCAATCATTCCAAAGATGGCCTACATCCTCTTCTTAAGTGTGTATTgtttaggatttcgtctcaaataacaagcaagcaagttctagaaaaaTTTCAACTTGtacaatccacaatccaaattcaaCATGCATATACAAAGTTCAAATCCCACAGTTACAGCTATGGGCAATAGTTTAAACAAGTATTCAATTAATCACAGTGAAGTGACAAAGTATTTCAATCAAGCAAACATATTGTTTTTATATGCACAGATCTTCCTTCAGATTATACAACATAGCATTCATTCAATCTCATCGGCAACAAATTATCAACTTGGTTTACACTCTAACAACACCGTGAAAACTAGACTCAAGCACAATAACAACTAATACTAAACTTGAAAAGCAACAATGAAAagaaaagctaaaaataaatccATTCCCCAAACTTAAGactaacattgtccccaatgttaaactcaaataaaaagaaaagacttACCTAAGATCCCATTGGATAACATTAAAatggaggaggaggtggagtgGGAGTTGCGCTAAAAAAATTCTGATGGAAACCCTTAAATTTAGTTTCTGGGCCCAATTGGTGCCACGATGCTGGTGGATAGAGCTGCAGCTATAATtatgacttttctcaacactTGCTCTTTGACTTCCCTAGAGCTGCGACTCTAATTTCTCCCAAAATCCTCAATGCCTTTGACTTAGGCAGCGCTGTAGCTCTAACTTCTTGAGCTGCAGCTCTAATTAAAATTTTCTGGCTCCTCCCCTTCTGATCACATTAGAGCTGCTGCTCTAATTTCTAGAGGTGGGGCTCTAATTCAACTTCTGTGCTATTTTgctgctctttcttcttcttttttcacattttccacggttttaattacataaagtatttacaaaaactaaacaaaaataaaataaaataaaaattttcaactaaaaataacataaaaaaataaaataaaaagaaaacataaacttgAGATGTCTCTCAAGGGCACTGTCGTTAGCGTCATTTAGCTGGACGCTGACCACTTTCTTAAATTCAAATCAGATCCAAACCACTCCTCAtgtccttgagagccatagtatCATTAGAAGATACTCGTTTCTTGATACTGCACATTTTTTTAACTTTCCATCGCTCATGAATCAATCGAACTTTCGCACTAAACATCCTTTTTTCCACCTTCAACAATAGATTTCTTCTTAGTAACTTCAATCTTATTACCCTCATTTTCCTCCACATCCACTCTACAACAAGTTGTAACCTCCGTTGCTGCAtaaacattaaatgttacctcttcTTTTTGCATTCACAACTTCAACTCACCTTTTTGCACATTTATTAAGGCTCTAGCGGTTGCTAAAAATGGCCTTCCAAGACTAATTGACACATTTGTATCTTCCTCCATATCCAAAACTATAAAATATGCTAGGAAGATGAACTTATCGACCTTTACTAATTTATCTTCTATGACCCCCCTCGGATGAGCTAGTGATCGATCTGCTAATTGTAGTGTAACAGTGGTTGGCTTTGCctcacccaaaccaagtcttttgaaTATTGATAGAGGCATGAGATTGATGCTGGCTCCAAAATCACATAGTGCGTGCTTACACTCAAAGTTACCAATTGTGCATGGGATTGTGAAACTTCCAGGATCCATCAACTTCTGTGGAAGCTTCCTTTGAAGAATAGCGCTGCACTCTTCTATCAATGCCACAGTTTCATTgtcctccatttttctcttctttgATAAAATCTCTTTCATGAACTTAACGTAACTGGGCATCTGTTCTAATGTTTCTGCAAAGGGGATGTTGATATGCAACCTCTTGAATACCTCTAAGAACTTTGCAAACTGCTTGCCAAGACGATTCTTTTGGAGTCTCTGTGGATATGGAATTTTGATGTGATGATCTATAGACACCGGAGGTACCACTTCTCTTGCTGGAAGATTCTCAGTAaccttctcttcacctttctgcTTGTTCTCTATAAGAGGTGCCTGTTGATCATGCTTTTGCTCAACTTTCTTCTCCATACTTGGTCCCTCATACATGGTTACGCTCCTCAAGGTAGTAGCCTAACACTGTTCATTAAGATTTCCCTTCGAATTTACTTCAGTAGTGCTTGGCAAGTTCCCTTGAGTTCGGTTTGCCATTATCGTGGCCAACCGTCCAATTTGAGTTTCCAAGCTTCGAATTGATGACCCCGTTTCTATCATAAATTGTGTTAACACATCAGCCTGACCATCTTATTTTGCTTGCCTCTATTGCTGTGCAGGTATTATTGGTTGTTGCTAATAAAACCCAGGAGGAGGCCTTGGGTACTAAGGTTGGCTTTGCTGAAACTGCTGCTGACTACCTTGACCACTTGTACATGAGAAATTAGGGTGATTCCGCCACCCTTGATTGTAGTTCATTGAGTATGGGTTATTTGAGGGCCTTGGAAAATTACCTATTGCTTTCATTTGCTCCAGAGGCATATCGTTAAAATCTCTTGCTGTGCATTGCTCAAACAAATGAGGTCCCCCACATAACTCACACATAACCTGCATCTGCATAACTGAAGCTTAAGCTTGAATGTTTTTCTGCTATAACTGCTTGGTTAATGTTGCCACGTGAGCGAACAACATTGAGATGGCATCCAATTCATGCATCCCAACCATCTTCTTTGGGGTCTCCCTCTCTGATGGCCACTGATAATTGTTCATTGACATCTCCTCCAACAAGTCATAagcctcattagcactcttactCATGAACTCTCCTCCAGACGTTGCATCAATGATTATGCGAGTAGTACTGCACAAACCATTATAAAAAATATGGACTAACATCCATTTCTCAATTCCATGGTGATGACATTTTCTTAAaaactccttaaacctctcccacGCATCATACAACAACTCACCATCTCTTTGGTGAAAATTATTGATTTCACCTTTATACCTTGCAGACAGCGATGGTGGGAAAATTTTTGC
It includes:
- the LOC133823699 gene encoding uncharacterized protein LOC133823699, which encodes MYEGPSMEKKVEQKHDQQAPLIENKQKGEEKVTENLPAREVVPPVSIDHHIKIPYPQRLQKNRLGKQFAKFLEVFKRLHINIPFAETLEQMPSYVKFMKEILSKKRKMEDNETVALIEECSAILQRKLPQKLMDPGSFTIPCTIGNFECKHALCDFGASINLMPLSIFKRLGLGEAKPTTVTLQLADRSLAHPRGVIEDKLVKVDKFIFLAYFIVLDMEEDTNVSISLGRPFLATARALINVQKATEVTTCCRVDVEENEGNKIEVTKKKSIVEGGKKDV